A DNA window from Sporosarcina sp. ANT_H38 contains the following coding sequences:
- the ruvX gene encoding Holliday junction resolvase RuvX, with amino-acid sequence MRTMGLDVGSKTVGIAISDALGWTAQGIETVKVDEGAGQFGMERIQELVKEYEVSGFVVGFPKNMNNSVGPRGVASQDYAELLRQTFGFPVALWDERLTTMAAERVLIDADVSRKKRKTVIDKMAAIMILQGYLDSKNR; translated from the coding sequence GTGAGAACAATGGGGTTGGATGTTGGATCCAAAACGGTTGGCATCGCGATCAGTGATGCGCTTGGGTGGACTGCCCAGGGCATTGAAACAGTAAAGGTCGATGAAGGTGCTGGCCAGTTTGGCATGGAAAGAATCCAGGAACTCGTGAAAGAATACGAAGTGAGCGGATTTGTGGTAGGATTCCCTAAGAACATGAATAATTCAGTCGGACCAAGAGGGGTAGCATCTCAAGATTATGCTGAGCTTTTGAGACAAACATTCGGCTTTCCTGTTGCGTTATGGGACGAGCGATTGACGACGATGGCGGCGGAACGCGTGCTAATCGATGCAGACGTCAGTCGGAAGAAAAGAAAGACTGTTATCGATAAGATGGCAGCAATCATGATACTCCAAGGGTATCTTGATTCAAAAAATAGATGA
- the mltG gene encoding endolytic transglycosylase MltG: MDNGSKKDVMFERMLEKKKEVKIVRRVVLVIALVLLISGLIGGRYVYKYITGALQPVDPDSEEVIEVEIPIGSGVDTIAAKLEANGIVKDARLFKYYVKFNNNSQFQAGTYGLTKSMTLDEIIESLKTGKVYREPVFTMTIPEGLTLQQIAKIVEKSTAIPAKEFLAYVNDEATINMLMGKYSKILTEDIKAENIKYPLEGYLFPATYPFFEEKPSVETIVNAMIKGTSINVTPYLDYLQSNEKSVHWLLTFASLLEEEATAQSDRETIASVFFNRLKQDMPLQTDPTVLYALGEHKDRVLYSDLEKDDPYNTYVNKGLPPGPIAGAGKSSIEAVINPSKTNYLFFLADKKGVNHFTDSYDKHLENKALYLSGD; the protein is encoded by the coding sequence ATGGATAATGGTTCGAAAAAAGATGTCATGTTTGAGAGAATGCTTGAAAAGAAGAAGGAAGTAAAAATCGTCAGAAGAGTTGTTCTGGTGATAGCGCTTGTTCTATTGATCAGTGGTCTAATTGGCGGCCGCTACGTCTATAAGTACATAACAGGGGCTCTTCAACCTGTCGATCCAGATTCCGAAGAAGTCATTGAAGTGGAAATACCAATCGGTTCTGGGGTAGATACTATTGCAGCGAAACTTGAGGCAAATGGAATCGTTAAAGACGCCCGTCTGTTCAAATATTACGTGAAATTCAATAATAATTCCCAGTTCCAAGCGGGGACGTATGGCTTAACGAAATCAATGACACTCGATGAAATAATCGAAAGTTTAAAAACAGGAAAAGTATATAGAGAACCTGTCTTTACAATGACTATTCCAGAAGGACTGACATTGCAGCAAATTGCTAAAATCGTTGAGAAAAGTACAGCTATTCCTGCGAAAGAATTCCTGGCATATGTAAATGACGAAGCAACAATCAATATGCTGATGGGGAAATATTCGAAAATCCTGACAGAAGATATTAAAGCGGAAAACATTAAATATCCGTTGGAAGGTTATTTATTCCCAGCAACATATCCGTTTTTTGAAGAGAAGCCATCTGTTGAAACAATAGTCAATGCGATGATTAAAGGGACCTCGATAAATGTAACACCTTATCTCGATTATCTGCAAAGCAATGAAAAATCTGTTCATTGGCTGTTGACGTTCGCTTCGCTGCTTGAAGAAGAGGCGACGGCCCAATCAGATAGGGAAACGATTGCAAGTGTATTTTTCAACAGGTTAAAGCAAGATATGCCACTTCAAACGGACCCAACTGTTCTTTATGCCTTAGGTGAGCACAAAGACAGAGTACTCTATTCAGATCTTGAAAAAGACGATCCATATAATACGTATGTAAATAAAGGATTGCCACCTGGACCAATCGCTGGAGCAGGAAAATCTTCTATCGAAGCAGTCATCAATCCATCTAAAACGAATTATCTATTTTTCTTAGCTGATAAGAAAGGTGTCAATCACTTTACGGATTCTTATGACAAACATTTGGAAAACAAGGCACTTTACTTGTCTGGAGACTGA
- a CDS encoding lipopolysaccharide assembly protein LapB translates to MEYNEIGIAALQNGEYEKAVESFMQGVEKEPENAVGYINLGNVFASLGDAERAEPFFQKAITLDSEAGTAFYGLANLYYNKDRFEEAAKLYEKAVRQGVEEADAYFMLGKSLERSGKEKLALPYLQRATELAPDDLEIRLSYGIVLANLELFKEAGNEFRFIIEQDEASADAHYNLGFLYAVSTEQKQDALTHLEKAFTIDPEHVQARYIYDMIKLGEEGK, encoded by the coding sequence ATGGAATACAATGAAATTGGAATCGCTGCACTACAAAATGGCGAATACGAAAAAGCGGTCGAATCATTTATGCAAGGTGTTGAAAAAGAACCTGAAAATGCGGTCGGTTATATCAATTTAGGGAATGTTTTCGCTTCACTTGGAGATGCTGAGAGGGCAGAACCATTTTTCCAAAAGGCGATTACGCTTGACTCTGAAGCTGGCACAGCTTTTTACGGTCTCGCCAATCTTTATTACAATAAAGATCGTTTTGAAGAAGCGGCAAAATTATATGAAAAAGCAGTTCGTCAAGGTGTCGAGGAGGCAGACGCATATTTCATGCTCGGGAAAAGTCTCGAACGTTCAGGTAAAGAGAAATTAGCGTTGCCTTATTTACAGAGGGCTACAGAACTGGCACCGGATGATCTTGAAATCCGGTTATCTTATGGGATTGTCCTTGCGAATTTGGAACTATTTAAAGAAGCCGGGAATGAATTCCGTTTCATCATCGAACAGGACGAGGCAAGTGCTGATGCTCATTATAACCTCGGTTTTTTATATGCAGTGTCGACAGAACAGAAACAAGATGCACTTACTCATCTTGAAAAAGCATTCACAATCGATCCGGAGCACGTTCAAGCACGTTATATATATGACATGATCAAGTTGGGCGAAGAAGGAAAATAA
- the mnmA gene encoding tRNA 2-thiouridine(34) synthase MnmA: protein MKTIKSPAETRVVVGMSGGVDSSVAALLLKEQGYEVIGIFMKNWDDTDEFGVCTATEDYEDVISVCNDIGIPYYAVNFEKQYWDKVFTYFLEEYKAGRTPNPDVMCNKEIKFKAFLEHAMSLGADYLATGHYAQVVEVDGGVSMLRGKDANKDQTYFLNQLSQDQLQKVMFPIGNMEKSAVREKAVEAGLSTAAKKDSTGICFIGERNFKEFLGQYLPAQPGDMTTMEGETVGRHDGLMYYTIGQRHGLGIGGAGEPWFVIGKDLKKNILLVGQNFDNDALYSDSLTAIDVSFSTVRELPKTFSCTAKFRYRQPDTNVTVELTEDGNAIVHFAQPVRAITPGQAVVFYDGDECLGGGTIDTVIKNGKQLDYVG from the coding sequence ATGAAAACAATTAAATCACCAGCAGAAACTCGTGTCGTTGTCGGCATGTCGGGCGGCGTAGATTCGTCCGTAGCAGCACTATTGCTTAAAGAGCAAGGTTATGAAGTTATCGGTATTTTTATGAAAAACTGGGATGACACGGACGAATTCGGAGTCTGTACTGCGACTGAAGATTATGAAGATGTTATCAGTGTTTGTAATGATATCGGAATACCGTATTATGCGGTTAATTTCGAAAAACAATATTGGGATAAAGTATTTACGTATTTCCTTGAAGAATATAAAGCGGGACGTACACCAAACCCCGATGTCATGTGTAATAAAGAAATCAAGTTCAAAGCATTTCTTGAGCATGCAATGAGTCTAGGCGCGGACTATTTAGCAACGGGTCATTATGCACAAGTGGTAGAAGTAGATGGCGGCGTTTCAATGTTGCGTGGGAAAGATGCAAATAAAGACCAAACGTATTTCTTGAATCAATTGTCACAAGATCAGCTACAAAAAGTGATGTTCCCTATTGGTAATATGGAAAAAAGTGCAGTTCGTGAAAAAGCGGTTGAAGCAGGACTTTCCACTGCAGCGAAAAAGGATTCCACAGGCATTTGTTTCATAGGAGAAAGGAATTTCAAGGAATTCCTTGGTCAATACCTTCCTGCTCAACCAGGAGATATGACGACGATGGAAGGCGAAACTGTAGGGCGTCATGATGGGCTAATGTACTATACAATTGGTCAACGTCACGGTCTTGGTATTGGCGGAGCTGGAGAACCTTGGTTTGTTATCGGCAAAGACTTGAAAAAGAATATTCTTCTTGTTGGTCAAAATTTCGATAACGATGCACTTTATTCCGACAGTTTGACAGCAATTGATGTCAGTTTTTCGACTGTACGTGAACTTCCGAAAACATTTAGTTGTACAGCGAAATTCCGCTATCGTCAACCAGATACAAACGTCACAGTAGAACTGACTGAAGACGGAAATGCAATCGTCCACTTTGCACAACCAGTGCGTGCAATCACACCTGGACAAGCTGTCGTTTTCTATGACGGGGACGAATGTCTTGGCGGGGGAACAATCGACACAGTTATAAAAAATGGCAAACAACTTGATTATGTTGGATAA
- the alaS gene encoding alanine--tRNA ligase, producing the protein MKKLTTSQIRNMFLEYFKEHGHNIEPSAPLVPIDDASLLWINSGVATLKKYFDGRVVPTNPRIVNAQKSIRTNDIENVGKTARHHTFFEMLGNFSIGDYFKEEAIVHAWDFLTNEKWVGFDPELLSITIHPEDEEAYAIWRDKIGIAEDRIIRLEGNFWDIGEGPSGPNSEIFYDRGPAYGDDFSDPELYPGGENERYLEIWNLVFSEFNHNPDNTYTPLPKKNIDTGMGLERMASVIQDVSTNFDTDLFIPIMHAIEKFSEEKYGKDEQKDIAFKVIADHIRTVAFAIGDGALPSNEGRGYVLRRLLRRAVRFAKQLGVNKPFMFELVPVVGEIMQDFYPEVTDKKEFIMKVIKNEEERFHETLTDGMAILSGVIDDAKSSGTSIVPGAIAFRLYDTYGFPFELTEEFAEEAGVTVDRAGFESEMDSQRKRARAARQDVDSMHVQSGVLGEIHDSSEFIGYNQLECDSTVVALLHEGALVDTASEGDEIQFILDRTPFYAESGGQVADKGTISGETFVADIKDVQKAPNGQNLHTAIIRSGEMHKGAAVQAEVDQAARKLTVRNHTATHLLHKALKEVLGEHVNQAGSYVGPDRLRFDFSHFGQVTKEELEKIEQIVNQKIWEDIAVNIAERPIDEAKKLGAMALFGEKYGKVVRVVSVGNYSLELCGGCHVASTSVIGLFKLVSESGIGAGTRRIEALTGQQAYRSFKDEEEVLVNAASLLKSNPKDVVTKIGSVLTDMKELQRENESLSAKLGNSQLADIMASAQQIDDVTVISARVDVKDNNGLRQMMDEMKQKLSKGVIVLGAAADGKVMLVSGVTEDLKTGNYHAGKIVNHVATQCDGKGGGRPDMAMAGAKDASKLDDALQSVYDYVKSV; encoded by the coding sequence ATGAAAAAACTAACAACGTCACAAATTCGTAACATGTTTTTAGAATACTTCAAAGAACACGGTCATAACATCGAGCCATCTGCACCACTTGTACCAATCGATGATGCTTCACTTCTTTGGATTAACAGTGGAGTCGCGACATTAAAAAAATATTTTGATGGACGAGTAGTTCCTACTAATCCGCGTATCGTTAATGCACAAAAGTCAATCCGTACAAACGATATTGAAAACGTCGGTAAAACAGCTCGCCACCATACATTTTTCGAAATGCTTGGAAACTTCTCGATAGGGGATTATTTCAAAGAAGAAGCGATCGTTCATGCGTGGGATTTTTTGACGAATGAAAAATGGGTTGGCTTTGATCCTGAACTGTTATCGATCACAATTCATCCGGAAGACGAGGAAGCGTATGCAATCTGGCGTGATAAGATTGGAATTGCAGAAGATCGAATCATTCGTCTTGAAGGGAACTTCTGGGATATCGGCGAAGGTCCAAGTGGTCCGAACTCGGAAATCTTCTATGACCGCGGACCGGCATACGGCGACGATTTCTCTGATCCTGAATTGTATCCGGGTGGGGAAAATGAACGTTATTTAGAAATTTGGAACCTTGTGTTCTCGGAATTTAACCATAATCCAGATAATACATACACACCTCTGCCGAAAAAAAATATTGATACAGGGATGGGTCTCGAACGGATGGCATCTGTTATTCAAGACGTTTCGACAAACTTCGACACAGATCTCTTCATACCTATCATGCATGCCATCGAAAAATTTTCCGAAGAGAAATACGGTAAAGATGAGCAAAAAGATATCGCATTCAAAGTGATTGCAGACCATATTCGTACAGTTGCTTTTGCAATAGGTGATGGTGCACTTCCGTCCAATGAAGGCCGCGGTTATGTACTAAGAAGATTGCTACGCAGAGCGGTCCGTTTTGCGAAACAACTTGGGGTTAACAAACCGTTCATGTTCGAACTTGTGCCCGTTGTAGGGGAGATCATGCAAGACTTCTACCCTGAGGTGACAGACAAGAAAGAGTTCATTATGAAAGTTATTAAAAATGAAGAAGAACGGTTCCATGAAACATTAACGGATGGAATGGCAATCCTTTCCGGCGTGATTGACGATGCAAAATCATCGGGTACTTCGATTGTTCCAGGAGCTATTGCCTTCCGTCTCTATGATACGTATGGCTTCCCGTTCGAGTTGACGGAAGAATTCGCTGAAGAAGCAGGAGTAACGGTTGACCGAGCTGGTTTTGAATCAGAAATGGACAGCCAGCGCAAGCGTGCGCGTGCTGCACGTCAAGATGTAGACTCTATGCATGTTCAGTCGGGTGTACTAGGTGAAATTCACGATTCAAGCGAATTCATTGGTTACAACCAACTGGAATGCGATTCAACAGTTGTCGCGCTTTTACACGAAGGCGCATTAGTAGACACTGCATCGGAAGGTGACGAAATTCAGTTCATCTTAGATCGTACTCCGTTCTACGCGGAAAGCGGTGGACAAGTAGCGGACAAAGGGACAATTAGCGGCGAGACATTTGTTGCGGATATCAAAGATGTACAAAAGGCTCCAAACGGTCAAAATTTGCATACGGCAATCATCCGTTCAGGTGAAATGCACAAAGGTGCAGCAGTTCAAGCTGAGGTGGATCAAGCAGCTAGAAAACTAACTGTTAGAAATCACACGGCAACGCATCTGCTTCACAAAGCATTGAAAGAAGTACTTGGAGAGCACGTCAACCAGGCTGGTTCATATGTTGGTCCCGATCGTCTGCGCTTCGACTTCTCGCATTTTGGTCAAGTGACGAAAGAAGAACTTGAAAAAATCGAGCAGATTGTCAATCAAAAGATTTGGGAAGACATCGCTGTAAATATTGCAGAAAGACCAATTGACGAGGCTAAAAAACTGGGTGCAATGGCGCTTTTCGGTGAAAAGTATGGCAAAGTGGTTCGCGTTGTTTCAGTTGGAAATTACTCATTGGAACTTTGTGGCGGATGTCACGTTGCTTCAACATCTGTCATCGGTTTGTTCAAACTCGTATCTGAAAGTGGAATTGGCGCAGGTACACGACGCATAGAAGCACTTACGGGACAGCAGGCCTACCGTTCATTCAAAGATGAAGAGGAAGTACTCGTCAACGCTGCAAGCCTTTTAAAATCGAATCCAAAAGACGTTGTGACGAAAATTGGATCAGTGTTAACTGACATGAAAGAACTTCAACGTGAAAATGAATCATTATCTGCTAAACTCGGAAACAGTCAATTGGCGGATATCATGGCTTCTGCTCAGCAAATCGATGACGTTACAGTTATTTCGGCACGTGTCGATGTGAAAGATAATAATGGACTTCGTCAGATGATGGACGAAATGAAACAGAAGTTATCAAAAGGAGTCATAGTCCTAGGTGCAGCTGCAGACGGCAAGGTAATGCTTGTGTCAGGCGTAACAGAAGATTTGAAAACAGGGAACTATCATGCAGGGAAAATCGTCAATCATGTAGCTACACAGTGCGATGGAAAAGGCGGAGGTCGCCCGGATATGGCAATGGCGGGAGCAAAAGATGCGTCTAAACTTGATGATGCCCTTCAATCCGTGTATGATTATGTCAAATCTGTTTAA
- a CDS encoding DUF1292 domain-containing protein, with product MEHGQETMTIVDENGEEHVCEVIFTFDSEEFGKSYVLYHVLGEEESEDEDVEIHASAFVPSEDNEDGELMPIEDDAEWEMIEEMLNTFLAEEEEDEEQ from the coding sequence ATGGAACACGGACAAGAAACAATGACGATTGTAGATGAAAACGGCGAGGAACACGTATGTGAAGTAATCTTTACATTTGATTCAGAGGAATTTGGTAAATCATATGTTCTTTATCATGTACTTGGAGAAGAAGAGTCGGAAGACGAAGATGTCGAAATCCATGCTTCTGCTTTTGTGCCTTCTGAAGACAATGAAGATGGCGAATTAATGCCAATTGAAGATGACGCAGAGTGGGAAATGATTGAAGAAATGTTGAACACGTTCCTTGCAGAAGAGGAAGAAGACGAAGAACAGTAA
- a CDS encoding ATP-dependent RecD-like DNA helicase, with product MEGNNMAGNTDEIFLIGRPVVTIFHNPDSLFTIAKLKVRETNSGNEDKEIIVKGSFPQLNPEDDYKFTGKLVNHPTYGAQFDVHTFAKEMPATETGLVHYLSGDLFPGIGMKTAQTIVKKLGKDAIKKILDDPSVLGLVPKLSDEKKETIVSVLEQNMGLERTIIQLNEWGFGPQIAMRIYQKYREESVSLLTENPYRLIEEIEGVGFQRADELGKNLGITGNHPSRIKAAILHSMNQAVQSAGHVFVEAEAVLPDVKRLLEMSQRVDIPFSDISQAIIVLVEEGKLSAEERRLYIPSLYFSEIGIAAKLERIMGNDTADQFPVSEIRKAVGEVEERLGVNYAETQVAAIETALHSPLMILTGGPGTGKTTVIRGFVEVYAELHGLSLDPKEYAKKKEPFPIVLAAPTGRAAKRMSESTGLPAMTIHRLLGFNGLEKEEETEREIEGRLIIIDEMSMVDTWLAHQLLKALANDVQLLFVGDQDQLPPVGPGQVLRDMLDSGKVPVIELTEVFRQSEGSSIIEMAHMIKRSEWTDDITKKTSDRSFIKAGSDRILEVVEQVVKNAITKGHPIKDIQVLAPMYRGPAGIDGLNKMIQEMVNPPGPKRKEVVFGEAIYRIGDKVLQLVNQPESNVFNGDMGEVIAIIKAKETIDKKELLVVSYDGIEVTYERNDLNQLTLAYCCSIHKSQGSEFPIVIMPIVRGHRKMLRRNLLYTGITRAKNFLILCGEPEEFRAGIARTDELERQTTLKERLNGDVVEPEVVEVSEHVNAEVSKESNVGSFDSKPVIFTLTMETFLSIDPLIGMKGVTPYEFLEVSD from the coding sequence ATGGAAGGGAACAACATGGCGGGGAATACGGATGAAATCTTTTTGATTGGACGACCAGTCGTGACAATCTTCCATAACCCCGACAGCCTTTTTACAATCGCGAAGTTAAAAGTTCGTGAAACTAATAGTGGGAATGAAGATAAAGAAATCATTGTTAAAGGCAGTTTTCCGCAACTGAATCCTGAAGATGACTACAAATTTACAGGAAAGCTCGTTAATCATCCAACATATGGTGCACAGTTCGATGTGCATACCTTCGCAAAAGAGATGCCTGCAACGGAAACGGGACTCGTGCATTATTTGTCAGGTGATTTATTTCCAGGTATTGGGATGAAGACAGCTCAAACAATTGTCAAAAAGCTCGGCAAGGATGCCATTAAAAAAATCCTTGACGATCCATCTGTCCTTGGTCTGGTCCCAAAGTTATCCGACGAGAAAAAAGAGACAATTGTCTCGGTCCTCGAACAAAATATGGGACTTGAGCGAACAATCATCCAGTTAAATGAATGGGGATTTGGACCGCAAATCGCAATGCGCATTTATCAGAAGTATCGTGAAGAATCCGTTTCATTGCTGACTGAAAATCCCTATCGACTTATTGAAGAAATCGAAGGGGTAGGTTTTCAACGTGCGGACGAACTCGGTAAAAATTTAGGCATTACAGGAAACCATCCTTCTAGAATTAAAGCGGCTATCCTTCATTCGATGAACCAGGCCGTGCAATCAGCCGGTCATGTGTTCGTGGAAGCAGAAGCCGTCTTACCAGATGTGAAACGCCTACTTGAAATGAGTCAGCGTGTGGATATTCCATTTTCTGATATTTCCCAGGCAATTATTGTACTTGTCGAGGAAGGGAAACTATCTGCTGAAGAACGAAGACTTTACATACCGTCCCTTTACTTTTCAGAAATCGGAATCGCTGCAAAGCTCGAGCGGATTATGGGGAATGACACAGCTGATCAATTTCCTGTATCTGAAATAAGAAAAGCGGTCGGGGAAGTTGAAGAGCGACTCGGCGTCAATTATGCAGAAACGCAAGTAGCAGCGATTGAAACAGCACTTCATTCGCCATTAATGATCTTAACAGGTGGTCCCGGAACAGGAAAAACAACAGTTATTCGTGGTTTTGTCGAAGTGTATGCAGAACTCCATGGATTGTCGCTCGACCCGAAAGAGTATGCCAAAAAGAAAGAACCATTCCCGATTGTATTGGCGGCACCGACTGGACGAGCAGCAAAGCGTATGTCGGAATCGACTGGATTACCTGCAATGACAATTCACCGACTGCTTGGATTTAATGGGTTGGAAAAGGAAGAAGAGACTGAGCGGGAAATTGAAGGTCGTCTAATTATTATCGATGAAATGTCGATGGTCGATACTTGGCTTGCACACCAGCTATTAAAGGCGCTTGCCAATGATGTCCAACTGTTATTTGTTGGGGACCAAGACCAGTTGCCGCCTGTTGGACCAGGTCAAGTACTTCGGGATATGCTAGATTCCGGTAAAGTTCCTGTCATTGAGCTGACTGAAGTATTTCGGCAAAGTGAAGGATCATCAATTATTGAAATGGCTCATATGATTAAACGGTCTGAATGGACAGACGATATTACTAAGAAAACATCGGATCGTTCATTTATCAAAGCGGGCAGCGATCGGATTCTCGAAGTTGTTGAGCAAGTCGTGAAAAATGCCATTACCAAAGGCCATCCCATCAAAGACATTCAGGTTCTTGCGCCGATGTATAGGGGGCCGGCGGGCATCGATGGTTTAAACAAAATGATTCAGGAAATGGTTAATCCGCCAGGACCGAAACGCAAAGAAGTGGTTTTTGGCGAAGCGATTTACCGAATCGGTGATAAAGTGCTTCAGCTTGTCAATCAGCCCGAAAGCAATGTTTTCAACGGCGATATGGGCGAAGTCATCGCGATTATCAAAGCGAAAGAAACAATCGATAAAAAAGAGTTACTCGTTGTTTCGTACGATGGCATAGAAGTCACCTATGAGCGTAACGATCTAAACCAGCTCACACTTGCTTATTGCTGTTCGATTCACAAATCTCAGGGCAGTGAATTCCCAATTGTTATTATGCCAATCGTCCGCGGTCATCGTAAAATGCTAAGGCGTAATTTGTTATACACAGGCATCACTCGTGCGAAAAACTTCCTCATCCTCTGTGGAGAGCCTGAAGAGTTCAGAGCGGGCATTGCTCGCACCGATGAATTGGAAAGACAGACGACACTAAAAGAACGGCTAAATGGCGATGTCGTTGAACCTGAGGTTGTCGAGGTTTCGGAACATGTAAATGCAGAAGTTTCTAAGGAGTCGAATGTAGGTTCATTTGATTCGAAACCTGTCATATTTACACTAACTATGGAAACTTTCCTGTCAATTGATCCGTTGATTGGCATGAAAGGGGTAACGCCATATGAATTTCTTGAAGTTTCAGATTGA
- the udk gene encoding uridine kinase, translated as MKSRKPLVIGIAGGSGSGKTSVTKSIYEVFKEHSVVVIEQDYYYKDQSHLKFEERLKTNYDHPLAFDTELLIHHVETLLKRNFVEKPVYDYSLHTRSEETIIIEPKDVIILEGILVLEDAMLRELMDIKLFVDTDADLRIIRRIMRDINERGRTIESVIDQYLSVVRPMHNQFIEPTKRYADIIIPEGGHNEVAIDLMVTKIKTILESGTEL; from the coding sequence ATGAAATCTAGAAAACCTCTCGTCATTGGTATTGCAGGTGGCTCAGGATCAGGCAAAACAAGTGTTACTAAATCAATTTATGAGGTATTTAAAGAGCATTCTGTTGTCGTTATCGAACAGGATTATTACTACAAAGACCAGTCTCATCTGAAATTTGAAGAACGTCTAAAAACAAATTATGATCATCCGCTGGCATTCGATACAGAATTACTAATTCATCATGTTGAAACGCTTCTTAAGCGCAACTTTGTGGAAAAACCTGTGTATGATTATTCATTACACACGCGCTCTGAAGAAACGATTATTATCGAACCGAAAGATGTCATCATCCTGGAAGGCATTTTGGTTCTTGAGGACGCAATGTTACGTGAACTCATGGACATAAAATTATTCGTGGATACAGATGCAGATTTGCGCATTATTCGTCGTATTATGCGAGATATCAATGAACGAGGTAGAACAATTGAATCGGTCATCGATCAATATTTGTCTGTCGTACGCCCGATGCACAACCAGTTCATCGAACCGACGAAAAGATATGCAGATATTATTATTCCAGAAGGTGGGCATAATGAAGTCGCAATTGACCTAATGGTTACGAAAATAAAAACAATTCTTGAATCTGGAACAGAATTGTAA
- a CDS encoding IreB family regulatory phosphoprotein yields the protein MESYDKTMKFNFPEESMELEVKQVMLHVHKALDEKGYNPINQIVGYLLSGDPAYIPRHDDARNLIRKLERDEILEELVKFYVRENGGKTE from the coding sequence ATGGAATCATACGACAAGACGATGAAATTCAACTTTCCCGAAGAGTCGATGGAGCTAGAAGTGAAACAAGTCATGCTTCATGTGCACAAGGCACTTGACGAAAAGGGCTACAATCCAATCAATCAGATTGTAGGTTATCTTCTTTCGGGCGATCCAGCTTATATACCACGTCATGATGATGCACGTAATTTGATACGAAAGTTGGAACGGGACGAGATCCTAGAAGAACTTGTGAAGTTTTACGTTCGTGAAAACGGAGGGAAAACAGAGTGA
- a CDS encoding O-methyltransferase, whose protein sequence is MNNYMKYVASFVEEKDPFIVEMEKFAEERHVPIMESDGIDLFISLLRLQNPERILEIGSAIGYSAIRIARALPKASIVTIERDNERYMKAVDYITRSGLDQQITIIEADALLTESDEIFSNTYDALFIDAAKGQYKRFFEKYAVTLNTGGVIYCDNMFMHGIVLLDDKDIPRRNRTMTRNLKEFTEWIMNNPAYETSLLSVGDGLLIAIKK, encoded by the coding sequence ATGAACAACTATATGAAGTATGTTGCAAGCTTCGTGGAAGAAAAAGATCCGTTCATTGTCGAAATGGAAAAATTCGCGGAAGAACGTCATGTTCCAATCATGGAAAGTGATGGAATTGATTTGTTTATCAGCCTGTTGCGACTCCAAAATCCCGAACGTATCCTTGAAATCGGTAGTGCAATTGGCTATTCGGCAATCCGGATAGCTAGAGCACTACCAAAGGCTTCCATTGTGACTATTGAAAGAGACAATGAGCGGTATATGAAAGCGGTTGACTACATCACGCGGAGTGGATTGGACCAGCAGATTACAATTATTGAAGCGGATGCACTTTTAACTGAAAGTGATGAAATTTTTAGTAATACGTATGATGCGCTTTTCATCGACGCTGCCAAAGGGCAATATAAACGATTCTTTGAAAAATATGCGGTTACCCTCAATACTGGGGGCGTTATTTATTGCGACAATATGTTCATGCATGGTATAGTGCTGCTCGACGATAAGGATATCCCAAGGCGCAATCGAACGATGACACGCAATTTGAAAGAATTCACTGAATGGATTATGAATAATCCAGCGTACGAAACGTCTTTGCTTTCTGTTGGAGACGGACTTTTAATTGCGATAAAAAAATAA